From Salinirubellus salinus, the proteins below share one genomic window:
- a CDS encoding glycosyltransferase codes for MSATGDSTPDHSKLSRGVAEESEPRTIWILVMSLSFGGAERTIVDLANGLAGQQFEVVVWTVFDVCPLASRLDDAVTYRTLGVEATRGDDPHEITGAVDPRMYIAAPLQFVRAVRLDRPDIVHSFLFYENIICRLAGLVSPGTVVVNGERGFHNSTRTLLHVLDRVTLPFADVVVSNSRAGAEHYLERGVEWSNLRVIPNGRRLDEYRDASGGGLRAALGVPPDALVVGTVGRLVERKGHFDLLRAWARVSDAVPDAHLVVVGYGPERDALEALADDLGVGSTVHFTGARDDVPELLGTMDLFVFPSHWEGHPGALLEAMAAGLPIVATTVPGSDELVSDRETGLMVPPRDPVSLGDAVERLCRDSQLASELGERAQAEAFERYTLAHMVDRFEILYEELTCPASPEDR; via the coding sequence ATGTCGGCGACGGGCGACAGTACCCCCGACCACAGCAAGCTCTCCCGCGGGGTGGCCGAAGAGAGCGAACCGAGGACCATCTGGATCCTCGTCATGTCCCTCTCGTTCGGCGGTGCCGAGCGGACCATCGTCGATCTCGCGAACGGACTCGCTGGCCAGCAGTTCGAGGTCGTTGTCTGGACTGTCTTCGACGTCTGCCCGCTCGCCAGCCGACTCGACGACGCTGTCACCTACCGAACGCTCGGGGTCGAAGCCACACGCGGGGACGACCCGCACGAGATTACGGGGGCGGTCGACCCACGTATGTACATCGCGGCACCCCTCCAGTTTGTGCGGGCCGTCCGCCTCGACCGACCAGACATCGTCCACTCGTTTCTCTTCTACGAGAACATCATCTGTCGCCTCGCCGGCCTCGTCTCGCCGGGGACCGTCGTCGTCAACGGCGAGCGCGGGTTCCACAACTCCACGAGGACGCTTCTCCACGTGCTGGACCGAGTCACGTTGCCGTTCGCTGACGTCGTCGTCTCGAACTCCAGGGCCGGTGCGGAGCACTACCTCGAACGGGGGGTGGAGTGGTCGAACCTCCGGGTAATCCCGAACGGGCGGCGGCTGGACGAATACAGGGACGCGTCGGGGGGCGGCCTCCGTGCCGCCCTCGGTGTACCTCCGGACGCACTCGTCGTGGGGACTGTCGGGCGACTCGTCGAGCGGAAGGGACACTTCGACCTCCTCCGTGCGTGGGCACGGGTGAGCGATGCCGTTCCCGACGCCCACCTGGTAGTCGTCGGGTACGGCCCCGAACGGGACGCGCTCGAGGCGCTCGCGGACGATCTCGGCGTCGGGTCGACGGTCCACTTCACCGGCGCACGCGACGACGTCCCCGAACTGCTCGGCACGATGGACCTGTTCGTGTTCCCGTCCCACTGGGAAGGGCACCCAGGGGCGTTGCTGGAGGCGATGGCTGCCGGGCTCCCAATCGTCGCCACCACCGTCCCCGGAAGCGACGAACTCGTCTCCGACAGAGAGACCGGCCTCATGGTGCCACCCAGAGACCCGGTCTCGCTCGGAGACGCCGTGGAACGGCTCTGCCGGGACTCACAGCTCGCATCGGAGCTGGGCGAGCGGGCGCAGGCCGAGGCCTTCGAGCGGTACACGCTGGCGCACATGGTCGACCGTTTCGAAATCCTCTACGAGGAGCTCACGTGTCCCGCGAGTCCCGAAGACCGGTAG
- a CDS encoding glycosyltransferase family 4 protein produces the protein MNRILILNSADVIRKTTDALASGLSARGYEVSVMTAEHPKTTGYFDSDENVELLHYRSNFIPKIRYSVPGLDFFETMRREAKRADAVVVTSAVYLPSLVGTLVSNWYETPTVITIDALPGINWTYGNRLIDLFGKAFVLTLSRVAFHQADRVVGLTRSLEEHLPKLVDESKVRIIPNGIDTDHFRPSDERADGCGERVELLFVGRLSPVKGVEHLLSALGALQPEDREFHLTLVGDGEEMDAYVEEAERLGLGDSVTWTGWVDDVRPYYDLADVLILPSIAEGQPSVLLEAQACGVPVVATEVGGVPNLVGAGVVVPPRDPDAIRDAVVELVREPPENLRSRARAFVLEHYSSEAMIEGYEALFSEISSWPSLQAPRAEEGPAR, from the coding sequence ATGAATAGGATTCTGATACTCAACAGTGCAGACGTGATACGCAAGACGACGGACGCACTGGCCAGCGGGCTCTCCGCCCGAGGGTACGAGGTCAGCGTCATGACAGCGGAGCACCCGAAGACGACCGGCTACTTCGATTCGGACGAGAACGTCGAGTTGCTCCACTACCGGTCGAACTTCATCCCCAAGATTCGGTACTCCGTCCCCGGCCTCGACTTCTTCGAGACGATGCGTCGGGAAGCCAAGCGTGCGGATGCCGTCGTCGTCACGTCGGCAGTCTACCTCCCCTCGCTCGTCGGGACGCTCGTCTCGAACTGGTACGAGACACCGACGGTGATCACTATCGACGCGCTGCCCGGAATCAACTGGACGTACGGGAACCGGCTGATCGACCTGTTCGGCAAAGCGTTCGTCCTGACCCTCTCACGTGTAGCGTTCCACCAGGCGGACAGGGTCGTCGGGTTGACCAGGAGTCTCGAGGAGCACCTGCCGAAACTGGTCGACGAGTCGAAGGTGCGCATCATCCCGAACGGCATCGACACCGACCACTTCCGCCCGTCGGACGAACGGGCGGACGGATGTGGAGAGCGAGTCGAACTGCTGTTCGTCGGTCGGTTGAGTCCCGTCAAAGGCGTCGAGCATCTCCTCTCGGCACTCGGTGCGTTACAGCCTGAGGACCGTGAGTTCCACCTGACGCTCGTCGGCGACGGCGAAGAGATGGACGCGTACGTCGAGGAGGCCGAGCGTCTCGGGCTCGGCGACTCCGTCACGTGGACTGGGTGGGTCGACGACGTCAGACCGTACTACGACCTGGCGGACGTGTTGATCCTGCCGTCCATCGCCGAAGGACAGCCGTCGGTACTTCTGGAGGCACAGGCCTGTGGCGTGCCCGTCGTCGCGACGGAAGTAGGGGGCGTCCCCAATCTCGTCGGTGCGGGGGTGGTCGTCCCGCCAAGAGATCCCGACGCGATCCGGGACGCGGTGGTGGAACTCGTTCGGGAGCCGCCGGAGAACCTCCGGTCACGTGCCAGGGCGTTCGTCCTGGAACACTACTCGAGCGAGGCGATGATCGAAGGTTACGAGGCGCTGTTCTCGGAGATATCTTCATGGCCGTCCCTGCAGGCACCCAGAGCCGAGGAAGGACCCGCCCGATGA
- the asnB gene encoding asparagine synthase (glutamine-hydrolyzing) — MCGIGGILSFESSPPDVGERMNSVMGHRGPDASGIYESGRVLLAHRRLSILDLSDAGRQPMKNRDGTVRIVFNGEIYNYRELRDRVSHYTFRSETDTEVLLHLYEEYGVECLRLLRGMFAFAIWDESRERLFLARDRVGQKPLFYHHTDDAFRFGSTISAILTDDAVEAVPDLAAIRSYLTYQYVPRPRTGFDGISQLNPGEYMLVSDGEVTRRPYWSLSFERQFRPDATKLATRLRAKLLEATRLRMRSDVPVGVFLSGGIDSSIVTALMDAVSETPVKTYSIGFDEDAFTELEFARTVAEQYGTDHTEYTVTPDSTAVLADLVSHYEMPFGDPSALPTYYVSQAAADDVTVVLTGDAGDENFAGYDRYYLDALAGYANRLPSEVRTAVPPIIDALPEPARRATLVKHARRFLESVNGDDVERYANFVIRDEQPSEEFWTGPEPSDELAHLRRAFDAADGPTRLDRLMQVDVETYLPDVLLTKVDRASMAHSIEVRSPFLDHDVMEFTSSIPADLKRRGRDGKWLLKRAFEPDLPEAVLDRSKQGFGVPVNEWFRGELRDEMRDRLERLGTRPPFDSDGLTALLSAHTDRTVDAGYRLWDLMMLDEWYEQFVEG, encoded by the coding sequence ATGTGCGGAATCGGTGGGATACTCTCCTTCGAGTCGTCGCCTCCTGACGTCGGCGAGCGGATGAACTCGGTCATGGGCCACCGAGGACCGGACGCGAGCGGTATCTACGAGTCGGGGAGGGTGCTCCTCGCCCACCGTCGGCTCAGTATCCTCGACCTGAGCGACGCGGGGCGGCAACCGATGAAGAACCGAGACGGGACGGTCCGCATCGTGTTCAACGGCGAGATCTACAACTACCGGGAGTTGCGCGATCGGGTCTCGCACTACACGTTCCGGTCGGAGACCGACACAGAGGTCCTGTTGCACCTCTACGAGGAGTACGGCGTCGAGTGTCTCCGGCTTCTGCGTGGTATGTTCGCGTTCGCCATCTGGGACGAGTCGAGAGAGCGGCTGTTCCTCGCCCGTGACAGGGTCGGCCAGAAACCGCTGTTCTACCACCACACCGACGATGCGTTCCGGTTCGGGTCGACGATCAGTGCCATCCTGACCGACGATGCCGTCGAGGCCGTCCCCGACCTCGCTGCCATCCGCTCGTACCTGACGTACCAGTACGTGCCGAGACCGAGGACGGGCTTCGACGGCATCTCCCAGCTGAACCCCGGTGAGTACATGCTCGTGTCCGACGGGGAGGTGACGAGACGGCCCTACTGGTCGCTCTCGTTCGAGCGACAGTTCCGCCCCGACGCCACGAAGCTGGCGACACGGCTCCGGGCGAAGCTACTCGAAGCGACCCGGCTCCGGATGCGGAGTGACGTCCCGGTCGGCGTCTTTCTCTCGGGCGGAATCGATTCCTCGATCGTGACGGCGCTGATGGACGCGGTCTCAGAGACACCGGTCAAGACGTACTCGATCGGGTTCGACGAGGACGCGTTCACCGAACTCGAGTTTGCCCGGACAGTGGCAGAGCAGTACGGGACCGACCACACGGAGTACACCGTGACGCCCGACTCAACGGCCGTGCTGGCCGACCTCGTCTCCCACTACGAGATGCCGTTCGGCGACCCCTCGGCCCTGCCGACCTACTACGTCTCACAGGCCGCCGCCGACGACGTCACGGTCGTCCTCACCGGTGACGCGGGGGACGAGAACTTCGCCGGCTACGACCGGTACTACCTCGACGCGCTGGCGGGCTACGCCAACCGACTGCCGTCGGAGGTCCGTACCGCGGTCCCGCCGATCATCGATGCGCTTCCGGAGCCGGCGAGACGCGCCACTCTCGTGAAACACGCACGGCGGTTCCTGGAGAGCGTGAACGGTGACGACGTCGAGCGGTACGCGAACTTCGTCATCCGAGACGAGCAACCGTCCGAAGAGTTCTGGACGGGACCCGAACCGAGCGACGAACTCGCCCACCTCCGTCGAGCCTTCGACGCGGCCGACGGGCCGACGCGCCTCGACCGGCTCATGCAGGTGGACGTCGAGACCTACCTCCCCGACGTCCTCCTCACGAAGGTCGACCGTGCGAGCATGGCCCACTCGATCGAGGTCCGCTCCCCGTTCCTAGACCACGACGTGATGGAGTTCACGAGTTCGATACCGGCCGACCTCAAGCGGCGCGGGCGGGACGGCAAGTGGTTGCTCAAGCGAGCCTTCGAACCCGATCTCCCGGAGGCCGTCCTCGACCGTTCGAAGCAGGGGTTCGGGGTGCCGGTGAACGAGTGGTTCAGAGGGGAGTTACGGGACGAGATGCGGGACCGACTCGAACGGCTCGGTACCCGCCCCCCGTTCGACTCTGACGGACTGACCGCGTTGCTCTCGGCTCACACCGACCGTACCGTCGACGCCGGCTATCGCCTCTGGGACCTCATGATGCTGGACGAGTGGTACGAACAGTTCGTCGAGGGGTGA
- a CDS encoding glycosyltransferase, translated as MSRAPDASFFLPSLSMGGAQRVTLTITGGLAERGYDIDLLVAYPGGDLRSEVDERVEVVDLDIPIVPGVGLLAGLPSVRSYVRRVRPNVFVSTMTFVNVVTLLSTLGDAGGTRIVLAEHDTFGMPHGPKVRLTQFLARHLYSRADQVVAVSEGVAESVVAGTRSHASDVSVFHNPIDVEAIRVEAATPVDHPWFEAEDRSVVLGVGRMARQKDFPTLVRAMDRLHDRRDDVRLVIVGKGPALEDLRDLVARLGLEDVVDLPGYVENVYAYLGNADLFALSSIREGLPTVLIEALACGTPVVATDCPSGPREILEDGALGQLVPVGDPEALATAVEETLSNPPQASRLRSRADDFAPESAIDNYEALIAGR; from the coding sequence ATGAGCCGCGCACCGGACGCCTCGTTCTTCCTTCCGAGTCTCTCGATGGGGGGCGCCCAGCGAGTCACACTCACCATCACCGGCGGGCTCGCGGAACGGGGATACGATATCGATCTCCTGGTCGCCTACCCGGGTGGCGACCTCCGCTCCGAGGTCGACGAGCGCGTGGAGGTCGTCGACCTCGACATCCCGATAGTGCCCGGTGTCGGCCTACTGGCGGGACTCCCGTCGGTCCGGTCGTACGTTCGACGGGTCCGTCCGAACGTCTTCGTCTCCACCATGACATTCGTCAACGTCGTGACGCTCCTGTCGACGCTCGGTGACGCGGGCGGCACCAGAATCGTCCTCGCGGAGCACGATACGTTCGGGATGCCCCACGGCCCGAAGGTGCGGCTGACGCAGTTCCTCGCTCGTCACCTCTATTCGCGTGCAGACCAAGTCGTCGCCGTCTCCGAGGGGGTCGCCGAGAGCGTCGTCGCCGGCACCCGGAGTCACGCGTCGGACGTCTCCGTCTTCCACAACCCCATCGACGTCGAAGCGATCCGCGTCGAGGCTGCCACCCCCGTCGACCACCCGTGGTTCGAAGCCGAGGACCGCTCCGTAGTCCTCGGGGTCGGGCGGATGGCGAGACAGAAGGACTTCCCGACCCTGGTGCGCGCGATGGACCGTCTGCACGACCGCCGCGACGACGTGCGGTTGGTGATCGTCGGGAAGGGCCCCGCGCTCGAGGATCTCCGGGACCTGGTCGCCCGTCTCGGGCTCGAGGACGTCGTCGATCTGCCAGGCTACGTCGAGAACGTGTACGCGTACCTCGGCAACGCGGACCTCTTCGCGCTCTCCTCCATCCGCGAGGGGCTCCCGACGGTGCTCATCGAGGCGCTGGCCTGCGGGACACCGGTGGTCGCCACCGACTGCCCCAGCGGACCGCGTGAGATTCTCGAGGACGGGGCGCTCGGCCAGCTCGTTCCGGTGGGTGACCCGGAAGCCCTCGCTACAGCAGTCGAAGAGACCCTGTCGAACCCGCCGCAGGCGTCCAGACTCCGTTCTCGGGCCGACGACTTCGCTCCCGAGTCGGCGATAGACAACTACGAGGCGCTCATCGCTGGCCGGTAG